One Streptococcus sp. DTU_2020_1001019_1_SI_AUS_MUR_006 DNA window includes the following coding sequences:
- the adhP gene encoding alcohol dehydrogenase AdhP, protein MKAVVVNPESTGVAIEEKVLRPLETGEALVEVEYCGVCHTDLHVAHGDFGKVPGRVLGHEGIGIVKEVAPDVKSLKVGDRVSVAWFFEGCGKCEYCTTGRETLCRTVKNAGYSVDGGMAEQCIVTADYAVKVPEGLDPAQASSITCAGVTTYKAIKEAKVEPGQWVVLYGAGGLGNLAVQYAKKVFNAHVIAVDINNDKLALAKEVGADIVINGLEVEDVPGLIKEKTNGGAHSAIVTAVSKVAFNQAVDSVRAGGRVVAVGLPSEMMDLSIVKTVLDGIQVIGSLVGTRKDLEEAFQFGAEGLVVPVVQKRPVEDAIAVFDEMAAGTIQGRMVLDFTH, encoded by the coding sequence ATGAAAGCTGTTGTTGTAAATCCAGAAAGCACTGGTGTTGCTATTGAAGAAAAAGTGCTCCGTCCGCTCGAAACTGGGGAGGCACTTGTTGAAGTTGAGTACTGTGGTGTTTGCCACACAGACCTCCACGTTGCCCATGGTGACTTTGGAAAAGTTCCAGGACGTGTTCTCGGTCACGAAGGTATCGGTATCGTCAAAGAAGTTGCTCCTGATGTTAAGAGCCTAAAAGTTGGCGACCGTGTTAGTGTTGCTTGGTTCTTTGAAGGTTGTGGCAAATGTGAATACTGTACAACTGGGCGCGAAACTCTTTGCCGCACAGTGAAAAATGCTGGCTACTCAGTTGATGGTGGTATGGCAGAACAATGTATCGTAACTGCAGATTATGCTGTTAAGGTTCCAGAAGGTCTCGATCCAGCCCAAGCTTCTTCAATTACTTGCGCTGGTGTTACTACCTACAAGGCTATCAAAGAAGCAAAAGTTGAACCAGGCCAATGGGTTGTACTCTATGGTGCTGGAGGGCTTGGTAACTTAGCTGTTCAATATGCTAAAAAAGTATTCAACGCTCACGTTATCGCAGTAGATATTAACAACGATAAACTTGCTCTAGCTAAAGAAGTTGGTGCTGATATCGTGATTAATGGTCTTGAAGTCGAAGATGTTCCAGGTCTTATCAAAGAAAAAACAAACGGTGGTGCTCACTCAGCTATCGTAACAGCTGTATCAAAAGTTGCCTTCAACCAAGCAGTTGACTCTGTTCGTGCAGGCGGTCGTGTAGTAGCTGTCGGACTCCCTTCAGAAATGATGGATCTAAGCATTGTCAAAACAGTTCTTGACGGTATTCAGGTCATCGGTTCCCTTGTTGGAACACGTAAAGATTTGGAAGAAGCCTTCCAATTTGGTGCTGAAGGTCTCGTTGTTCCAGTCGTTCAAAAACGTCCTGTCGAAGATGCCATTGCTGTCTTTGATGAAATGGCTGCCGGTACCATCCAAGGCCGCATGGTTCTAGACTTTACCCATTAA
- a CDS encoding PTS system mannose/fructose/sorbose family transporter subunit IID: MAEKIQLSKSDRQKVWWRSQFLQGSWNYERMQNLGWAYSLIPAIKKLYTKKEDQAAALERHLEFFNTHPYVAAPIMGVTLALEEERANGTEIDDAAIQGVKIGMMGPLAGIGDPVFWFTVRPILGALGASLAATGNIVGPLLFFFGWNAIRMSFLWYTQEFGYKAGSEITKDMSGGILKDITKGASILGMFILAVLVQRWVSINFTINLPGKQLSEGAYIVFPEGPVTGGELKGILGQALSGMSLDSVQPQTLQGQLNSLIPGLMGLLLTFLCMWLLKKKVSPITIILALFAVGIAARFFGIM, from the coding sequence ATGGCTGAAAAAATTCAATTATCAAAATCAGATCGCCAAAAAGTTTGGTGGCGTTCACAATTCCTTCAAGGTTCATGGAACTACGAACGTATGCAAAACTTGGGTTGGGCTTACTCTTTGATCCCAGCTATCAAGAAACTTTACACTAAAAAAGAAGACCAAGCTGCTGCTCTTGAGCGTCACCTTGAGTTCTTCAACACTCACCCATACGTAGCTGCTCCAATCATGGGGGTTACTCTTGCACTTGAAGAAGAACGCGCAAACGGTACTGAAATCGATGACGCTGCTATCCAAGGTGTTAAGATTGGTATGATGGGACCTCTTGCTGGTATCGGTGACCCAGTCTTCTGGTTTACAGTACGTCCTATCCTTGGTGCCCTTGGTGCATCACTTGCTGCAACTGGTAATATCGTCGGACCACTTCTCTTCTTCTTTGGATGGAATGCAATCCGTATGTCTTTCCTTTGGTATACACAAGAGTTTGGTTACAAAGCTGGATCTGAAATCACCAAAGACATGTCAGGTGGTATCTTGAAAGACATCACTAAAGGAGCTTCTATCCTTGGTATGTTCATCCTTGCCGTTCTTGTACAACGTTGGGTATCCATCAACTTCACTATCAACCTTCCAGGTAAACAATTGTCAGAAGGTGCCTACATCGTCTTCCCAGAAGGTCCTGTTACAGGTGGAGAATTGAAGGGTATTCTTGGTCAAGCACTTAGTGGTATGAGCTTGGATAGCGTTCAACCACAAACGCTTCAAGGTCAGTTGAACTCATTGATTCCAGGATTGATGGGACTTCTCCTTACTTTCCTTTGCATGTGGTTACTTAAGAAAAAAGTATCTCCAATCACAATCATCCTTGCTCTCTTTGCAGTTGGTATCGCAGCTCGTTTCTTCGGTATCATGTAA
- a CDS encoding PTS mannose/fructose/sorbose transporter subunit IIC, protein MSDISFISAILVVVVAFFAGLEGILDQFQFHQPIVACTLIGLVTGNLEAGVMLGGSLQMIALGWANIGAAVAPDAALASVAAAIIMIKGGNFTTEGIAVATATAIPLAVAGLFLTMIVRTISVGLVHTADNAAKEGNIAAVERAHYFALALQGLRIAIPAALLLAMPTEAVQSVLNLMPEWLKGGMAVGGAMVVAVGYALVINMMATREVWPFFAIGFALAAISQLTLIALGVIGVALAFIYLNLSKQGGNGGGGAATSNDPIGDILEDY, encoded by the coding sequence ATGTCAGATATTTCATTCATTTCTGCTATCTTGGTTGTAGTTGTTGCCTTCTTCGCAGGTCTTGAAGGTATCCTCGACCAATTCCAATTCCATCAACCAATCGTAGCATGTACCCTTATCGGTCTTGTAACTGGTAACCTCGAAGCAGGGGTTATGCTTGGTGGATCTCTTCAAATGATCGCCCTTGGTTGGGCTAACATCGGCGCTGCCGTGGCTCCTGACGCTGCCCTTGCCTCTGTTGCTGCTGCAATCATCATGATCAAAGGTGGTAACTTTACTACTGAAGGTATCGCAGTCGCAACTGCAACTGCTATCCCTCTTGCCGTAGCTGGTCTTTTCTTGACTATGATCGTTCGTACCATCTCAGTTGGTTTGGTTCACACTGCAGATAACGCTGCTAAAGAAGGAAACATTGCTGCTGTTGAACGCGCTCACTACTTTGCCCTTGCTCTTCAAGGTCTACGTATTGCTATCCCAGCTGCACTCTTGCTTGCAATGCCAACTGAAGCCGTTCAAAGCGTATTGAACCTTATGCCAGAATGGCTTAAAGGTGGTATGGCTGTCGGTGGTGCTATGGTTGTTGCCGTTGGTTACGCTTTGGTTATCAACATGATGGCTACTCGTGAAGTATGGCCATTCTTCGCAATCGGTTTTGCTCTTGCAGCAATCTCTCAATTGACTTTGATTGCCCTTGGTGTCATCGGTGTTGCCCTTGCCTTCATCTACCTCAACCTTTCTAAACAAGGTGGAAACGGTGGTGGAGGAGCTGCAACTTCTAACGATCCAATCGGTGATATCCTAGAAGACTACTAG
- a CDS encoding DUF4230 domain-containing protein → MFSVLLNVVLIAIIAIGVLFFLPKEHKSEVKSSINIESIEKVNEVVFLNAGINEIISETKTTQVFGFDVPFSKKAALVILNYKAKFGIKSSVKVEQISEKEYKVIVPKLEVIGVELSKDNPYDLYDSHGELLSGTTEDIDTGKLVANQLSSDKQAEYLDKFKSEIKESAINYYKTIFSSMDSEVKVTIEFTE, encoded by the coding sequence ATGTTTAGTGTACTATTGAATGTGGTATTAATAGCTATTATAGCTATTGGAGTGCTATTTTTCTTACCTAAGGAACATAAATCAGAAGTCAAATCGTCAATTAATATCGAAAGTATTGAAAAAGTGAATGAAGTTGTATTTTTGAATGCGGGAATTAATGAAATTATTTCTGAAACAAAAACAACTCAAGTTTTTGGGTTTGATGTGCCGTTCTCTAAAAAAGCAGCATTAGTAATTTTAAATTATAAAGCTAAATTTGGAATTAAAAGTAGTGTAAAGGTTGAACAAATAAGCGAAAAAGAATATAAGGTTATTGTTCCAAAATTGGAAGTAATTGGTGTTGAACTTTCAAAAGATAATCCTTATGATTTATATGATAGTCATGGAGAGTTATTAAGTGGAACTACAGAAGATATTGATACTGGGAAATTGGTCGCTAACCAACTTTCTAGTGATAAACAAGCAGAGTATTTAGATAAATTTAAGAGTGAAATTAAAGAATCTGCAATCAATTATTATAAAACAATATTTTCTTCAATGGATTCTGAAGTAAAAGTAACTATAGAATTTACAGAATAA
- a CDS encoding gamma-glutamylcysteine synthetase gives MSPSVQLLKDRYLKNIKENPELYIGIELEFPIVHTKGQPTDIEVSKELMRFLVDALSLEVEKEDQDGNPIQLVEPVSQDRILFEVSYTTLEFAFGRARNIQEIDQRFQAYMKVIQEKLGEKDHAIQGWGIHPNWNINDNLPVAYQRYQMLMDYLKMGNNQESVSLHDFPAYGAFICGSQVQLDVSKSNYLRVINAFTQLEAAKAFLFANSEFSGADWDTQISRDIFWEDSMHGIYPENVGVNARLFKDEDDFFDYLDRSAIFTAERDGETYYFSPIRARDYLATDEIFAYTLNGKETLLVPQEKDFQTHRSYQYQDLTTRGTVEFRSVCTQLLDRTFASAAFHLGLLVNLDKLEAYLETAPFFERFSRDYKSLRRQFSKKQLSDEETAGIVQFSKDLLAIAEQGLEMRGQQEMSYLEPLKEKLTL, from the coding sequence ATGTCCCCTTCAGTTCAGTTATTAAAAGACCGCTATTTAAAGAATATCAAAGAAAATCCAGAGCTCTACATCGGTATTGAGTTGGAGTTTCCTATCGTTCATACGAAAGGCCAACCTACAGATATTGAAGTCAGCAAGGAATTGATGCGTTTTTTAGTTGACGCTCTCAGTCTGGAAGTTGAAAAGGAGGACCAGGATGGAAATCCGATTCAGCTTGTAGAACCGGTGAGTCAAGATCGTATTTTGTTTGAGGTTTCCTACACAACACTTGAGTTTGCCTTTGGTCGAGCTCGGAATATCCAAGAGATCGACCAACGCTTTCAAGCTTATATGAAGGTGATTCAGGAAAAGCTTGGGGAAAAGGATCATGCGATTCAGGGTTGGGGGATTCATCCTAACTGGAATATCAATGATAATCTGCCTGTCGCTTATCAGCGTTACCAGATGTTGATGGACTATCTGAAGATGGGCAACAATCAGGAGTCCGTTTCTTTGCATGACTTTCCAGCCTATGGTGCATTTATCTGTGGGAGTCAAGTTCAGTTAGATGTCTCGAAGTCAAACTACTTACGAGTTATCAATGCTTTCACTCAGCTTGAGGCAGCCAAAGCTTTCTTATTTGCCAATTCTGAGTTTTCAGGAGCAGACTGGGATACTCAGATTTCACGAGATATCTTTTGGGAAGACTCCATGCATGGGATTTATCCAGAGAATGTTGGTGTCAATGCCAGACTCTTCAAAGATGAGGATGATTTCTTTGATTATCTCGACCGCTCTGCGATTTTTACAGCAGAACGAGATGGGGAAACCTACTATTTTTCTCCGATTCGGGCTAGAGATTACCTAGCTACTGATGAAATTTTTGCCTATACTCTAAATGGAAAAGAAACTCTGCTTGTCCCTCAAGAGAAGGATTTTCAAACGCACCGTAGTTACCAATATCAAGACTTGACGACTAGAGGAACGGTCGAATTTCGTAGTGTTTGTACACAGCTACTAGACCGTACTTTTGCGTCGGCTGCCTTTCATCTAGGTTTGCTGGTGAATCTAGACAAGCTTGAAGCTTACCTAGAGACAGCTCCTTTCTTTGAGAGATTTAGTCGTGACTACAAATCTTTGAGACGTCAGTTTTCTAAGAAACAGCTTTCAGACGAGGAGACAGCTGGGATTGTCCAGTTCTCCAAAGACTTGCTAGCAATAGCAGAGCAAGGTCTTGAAATGAGAGGTCAGCAAGAAATGAGCTATTTAGAGCCTTTGAAAGAAAAATTGACTCTATAA
- a CDS encoding PTS sugar transporter subunit IIB, whose product MSIGIIIASHGEFAAGIHQSGSMIFGEQEKVQVVTFMPNEGPDDLYAKFNNAVAAFDAEDEVLVLADLWSGSPFNQASRVMGENPERKFAIITGLNLPMLIQAYTERLMDANAGVAKVAANIIKEAKDGIKALPEELNPAEEVATGATAAAAPVAQAAIPEGTVIGDGKLKINLARLDTRLLHGQVATAWTPDSKANRIIVASDNVAKDDLRKELIKQAAPNGVKANVVPIQKLIEVAKDPRFGETHALILFETPQDALRAIEGGVPIKTLNVGSMAHSTGKTMVNNVLSMDKDDVATFEKMRDLGVEFDVRKVPNDTKKDLFDLISKANVQ is encoded by the coding sequence ATGAGTATCGGAATCATTATTGCGAGTCACGGCGAATTTGCCGCGGGTATTCATCAGTCAGGATCTATGATCTTTGGTGAACAAGAAAAGGTTCAAGTTGTAACCTTTATGCCAAACGAAGGTCCAGATGATTTATACGCCAAGTTCAACAATGCTGTGGCTGCATTTGACGCAGAAGATGAGGTTCTAGTCTTGGCTGACCTTTGGAGTGGTTCTCCATTTAACCAAGCTAGCCGCGTAATGGGAGAAAATCCTGAGCGTAAATTTGCCATCATCACAGGACTTAACTTGCCGATGTTAATCCAAGCCTACACCGAGCGCCTGATGGACGCTAATGCCGGAGTGGCTAAAGTTGCTGCGAACATCATTAAAGAAGCCAAAGATGGCATCAAGGCGCTTCCAGAAGAGCTAAATCCAGCTGAGGAAGTTGCAACTGGAGCAACTGCTGCAGCTGCTCCAGTTGCCCAAGCCGCTATTCCAGAAGGAACAGTTATCGGAGACGGTAAATTGAAAATCAATCTTGCACGTCTTGACACTCGTCTCCTTCACGGACAAGTAGCAACTGCTTGGACACCAGATTCAAAAGCTAACCGTATCATCGTTGCTTCAGATAACGTTGCTAAAGATGACCTTCGTAAAGAATTGATCAAACAAGCAGCTCCAAACGGAGTGAAGGCTAACGTTGTTCCAATCCAAAAATTGATTGAGGTTGCAAAAGACCCTCGTTTTGGTGAAACACATGCCCTTATCTTATTTGAAACACCACAAGATGCCCTTCGTGCTATCGAAGGTGGTGTGCCAATCAAAACTCTTAACGTTGGATCAATGGCTCACTCAACTGGTAAAACAATGGTCAACAACGTATTATCAATGGACAAAGACGACGTTGCTACGTTTGAAAAAATGCGTGACCTTGGTGTTGAATTTGACGTACGTAAAGTACCAAACGACACTAAAAAAGATTTGTTTGACTTAATTAGCAAAGCTAATGTTCAATAA
- a CDS encoding leucine-rich repeat domain-containing protein, giving the protein MKGKPVIAIGERGLANLKHCEAIVLPDTVRYIGKGAFTIDNKLKYVHFGKSIETVEDDVFNSDSSLESVVFPEGTKSIGTLVFWGTSSIKSITIPASVTEITEYFYFVDNCNPDVEIHTPKGSKAEEVAKAMQLKVVND; this is encoded by the coding sequence ATTAAAGGTAAACCTGTTATCGCAATTGGAGAACGTGGTCTTGCGAACTTGAAACATTGTGAGGCAATCGTTTTACCAGATACAGTACGATATATTGGAAAAGGTGCGTTTACGATTGACAATAAGTTAAAGTATGTCCACTTTGGTAAGTCAATAGAAACAGTAGAAGATGATGTTTTCAACTCTGACAGTTCATTAGAATCAGTTGTATTCCCAGAAGGAACAAAGAGTATTGGAACATTAGTATTCTGGGGGACATCATCAATTAAATCTATTACAATTCCAGCAAGTGTAACAGAAATTACAGAATACTTCTATTTTGTGGATAACTGTAACCCAGATGTAGAAATCCATACACCTAAGGGATCAAAGGCAGAAGAAGTAGCTAAAGCAATGCAACTTAAAGTAGTAAATGACTAA